The Bacillus basilensis genome includes a region encoding these proteins:
- a CDS encoding peptidylprolyl isomerase, translated as MNKRRIFIGAAMSSVLLLSACGNSDNLATSKSGNLTQEEFNKELKETAGKVVLQQAMLNKILLDKYKVSDDEAKKKVEELKKQMGDNFKAYLTQAGAKDEDDLKKKIKSQIAFEKAVKASVTEKEIKSLYKPKLKASHILVKDEKTAKGIKEKLNNGEDFAALAKQYSEDPGSKEKGGELPEFGPGEMKPEFEEAAYKLEVGQVSDPIKASYGYHIIKLTEKKELKPFDQEKDNIRKELEQKRLQDQQWQQQFFKDLFKKADIKISDKDLKDTFKEFEK; from the coding sequence TTGAATAAACGACGTATTTTTATTGGTGCTGCAATGAGCAGTGTTTTACTATTATCTGCATGTGGTAATTCAGATAATCTTGCTACATCAAAATCAGGAAATTTGACCCAAGAAGAATTTAATAAAGAGTTGAAAGAGACAGCGGGAAAAGTCGTTCTACAACAAGCAATGTTAAACAAGATTTTACTAGATAAATATAAAGTTTCAGATGATGAAGCAAAGAAAAAAGTTGAAGAATTAAAAAAACAAATGGGTGATAATTTCAAAGCCTATTTAACACAGGCTGGAGCTAAAGATGAAGATGATCTTAAAAAGAAAATTAAATCACAAATAGCTTTTGAAAAAGCTGTTAAAGCTTCGGTTACAGAAAAAGAAATAAAAAGCCTTTATAAGCCAAAATTAAAAGCAAGTCATATTTTAGTAAAAGATGAAAAAACGGCGAAAGGAATAAAAGAAAAATTAAATAATGGGGAAGATTTTGCAGCACTAGCAAAACAATATTCAGAGGATCCTGGTTCAAAAGAAAAAGGTGGAGAATTACCTGAGTTTGGCCCAGGTGAAATGAAGCCTGAATTTGAAGAAGCCGCTTATAAATTAGAAGTTGGACAAGTAAGTGATCCAATAAAAGCTTCTTATGGTTACCATATTATTAAATTAACAGAGAAAAAAGAGTTAAAACCTTTTGATCAGGAAAAAGATAATATTCGTAAGGAATTGGAACAGAAACGTTTACAAGATCAACAATGGCAACAACAATTCTTCAAAGATTTATTCAAGAAAGCAGATATAAAAATATCAGATAAAGATTTAAAAGATACTTTTAAAGAATTTGAAAAATAA
- a CDS encoding DUF4917 family protein, translated as MEEKKKGAYIFLENNKIQSGLKLYYLHGGLHLFMNRENEIQKLEKSQRDYLMEAVVESIENNNLPLYVSEGKWETKLQSIENNKYLYFCYNALQQLSGDLTVFGHSLDETADYHIIQAINDSNVENIAFGIYTTSDKNLIEAKLKKQFPRKHIYIFNSRTFYRSVNYINTSKVLKILK; from the coding sequence TTGGAAGAAAAGAAAAAGGGTGCTTACATTTTTTTGGAAAATAATAAAATTCAGTCTGGTTTGAAATTATACTATCTTCATGGTGGATTACACTTGTTTATGAATAGAGAAAATGAAATTCAGAAATTAGAAAAATCCCAACGTGATTATTTGATGGAAGCTGTAGTAGAATCCATTGAAAATAATAACCTACCTTTATATGTTTCAGAGGGAAAATGGGAAACAAAGCTCCAAAGTATTGAAAATAATAAATACCTGTATTTTTGTTATAATGCTTTACAACAATTATCAGGTGATTTAACTGTATTTGGTCACAGTTTAGATGAGACTGCGGATTATCATATTATTCAGGCTATAAATGATTCTAATGTAGAAAATATAGCTTTTGGGATATATACAACTTCAGATAAGAATTTAATCGAAGCAAAATTAAAAAAACAATTCCCTAGAAAACATATATACATATTTAATTCTCGAACATTTTATCGATCAGTAAATTATATTAATACCAGCAAAGTTCTTAAGATATTAAAGTAG
- a CDS encoding helix-turn-helix domain-containing protein, protein MDWLERMNRAMNYIEQNLSKKIDAKEVAKLACCSEYHFPRMFSSITGFTLSEYIRRRRLSQAACELQNDKTIRIIDLALKFGYDSPDAFSRAFKNLHGVSPTAARCNGIELKMFPKISFQITIKGDVEMEYRIEVLDEEIEIIGVKQKVMTEDAFRTIPLLWEEATASGLLGKLIDMSWQTPQCKLEGLLGVCGKQAAITDEAFHYMMGCRYQGEYTPDMEKIKIPKSTWVVFPDVTKAWKRLYTEWLPASEYELADLPCIENYLAPDRKPSSELWVPVVQK, encoded by the coding sequence CTGGACTGGCTGGAGAGAATGAATCGAGCAATGAATTACATTGAGCAGAATTTATCAAAGAAAATAGATGCTAAAGAAGTAGCAAAATTAGCTTGTTGTTCAGAATATCATTTTCCGAGAATGTTTTCGTCAATTACAGGATTTACTTTGTCGGAATATATTAGACGAAGACGTTTATCACAAGCTGCATGTGAGCTTCAAAATGATAAGACTATACGTATTATTGATCTTGCACTTAAGTTTGGGTATGATTCACCAGATGCATTTAGCCGAGCTTTTAAAAACCTGCATGGTGTATCTCCGACAGCAGCGAGATGTAATGGAATAGAGTTGAAAATGTTTCCGAAAATCTCCTTTCAAATTACGATTAAAGGAGATGTGGAAATGGAATATCGAATAGAAGTATTAGATGAGGAAATTGAAATTATAGGGGTAAAACAAAAAGTAATGACGGAAGATGCATTTCGTACAATTCCGCTATTATGGGAAGAAGCGACAGCGAGTGGACTCTTAGGTAAACTTATAGATATGTCTTGGCAAACTCCACAATGTAAATTAGAAGGGCTATTAGGAGTATGCGGGAAACAAGCCGCTATTACCGACGAAGCCTTTCACTATATGATGGGATGCCGTTATCAAGGAGAATATACACCTGATATGGAGAAAATCAAAATACCCAAAAGCACATGGGTTGTATTCCCAGATGTTACTAAAGCATGGAAACGTCTCTATACAGAATGGCTGCCAGCATCTGAATATGAGCTAGCAGATCTTCCTTGTATCGAGAATTATTTAGCCCCTGATCGAAAGCCAAGTAGTGAACTATGGGTTCCAGTTGTTCAAAAATAG
- a CDS encoding IS4 family transposase — protein sequence MCFSIQDELQLYSQELQRYMLPDALEQLAKNIGFVKRKSKYRAQDLVALCVWLSQNVAHSSLTQLCSRLEADTGISMSPEGLNQRFNPQAVKFLQQLLAHLLHQQFCSSCKIPNLYTNYFRSIRVLDSTHFQVPDKFASRYQGSGGSGHNAGVKIQLEYDLLSGQFLHVHVGSGKQNDKIYGSTCLTSLQPHDVCIRDLGYFDLRDLHAIDECGAYFISRLKLNTRIYQKNREPEYFQNGTIKKQSEYIQLDMEQFIDQLQSGETYEIPEIYIGMYQKLPTRLILYKLTETQMKRRQKDLASKEHKKQITYKEHSKRLSAINFYIINIPLEYLPKEQVYDFYSLRWQVELIFKTWKSFFHIHHCNSVQLERLECHLYGQLISILLCSSTMFQMRQLLLIKKKRELSEYKAIYIIKDYFPLIYQSLQKDTQELTKILFRLFNLLQKNGRKSHRYEKKTVFDILGVVYDFSMSHNHVA from the coding sequence ATGTGCTTTTCAATTCAAGATGAGCTGCAATTGTATTCCCAAGAGTTACAACGATATATGTTACCTGATGCTTTAGAGCAATTAGCTAAAAATATAGGATTTGTTAAACGAAAAAGTAAATATCGAGCACAAGATTTAGTAGCTCTGTGTGTCTGGTTAAGCCAAAATGTAGCTCATTCTTCATTGACACAATTATGTAGTCGATTAGAAGCTGACACCGGTATTTCTATGAGTCCAGAGGGACTCAATCAACGTTTTAACCCTCAGGCTGTTAAGTTTTTACAACAACTCTTAGCACATTTACTTCACCAACAATTTTGCTCTTCTTGTAAGATTCCAAATTTGTATACAAACTATTTTCGTAGTATTCGTGTATTGGATTCTACACATTTTCAGGTTCCAGATAAATTTGCTTCTAGATATCAAGGTTCAGGAGGTAGTGGCCATAATGCTGGTGTGAAAATTCAATTAGAGTACGATTTGCTTAGTGGTCAATTTTTACATGTTCATGTAGGTTCAGGAAAGCAAAATGATAAAATCTATGGTTCTACTTGCTTAACTTCTCTTCAACCGCACGATGTATGTATACGTGATCTAGGATATTTTGATTTAAGAGATTTACATGCAATAGACGAGTGTGGTGCTTATTTTATTTCACGATTAAAGCTCAATACACGTATATATCAGAAGAATAGAGAACCTGAATACTTTCAAAACGGAACAATAAAAAAGCAATCTGAATACATCCAACTAGATATGGAGCAATTCATTGACCAATTACAGTCCGGTGAAACATATGAAATTCCTGAGATTTATATTGGAATGTATCAAAAACTTCCTACAAGACTAATTCTGTACAAATTAACTGAGACACAAATGAAACGTAGACAAAAGGATTTAGCATCTAAAGAACATAAGAAGCAAATTACCTATAAAGAACACAGTAAGCGGCTTAGTGCCATTAACTTTTACATTATAAATATTCCTTTGGAATATCTGCCCAAGGAACAAGTATATGATTTTTACTCCTTACGCTGGCAAGTTGAACTTATCTTTAAAACATGGAAATCATTTTTTCATATTCATCACTGTAATTCTGTACAATTAGAACGACTAGAATGTCATTTATATGGACAATTAATTAGCATCCTTCTTTGTTCCTCCACCATGTTTCAAATGCGCCAATTACTCCTCATCAAGAAGAAACGAGAATTAAGTGAATATAAAGCAATTTATATCATCAAAGATTATTTTCCACTTATTTATCAATCTTTACAAAAAGACACCCAAGAATTAACAAAGATTCTCTTTCGTCTGTTTAATCTTTTACAGAAAAACGGACGAAAATCCCATAGGTATGAGAAGAAAACAGTCTTTGATATCTTAGGCGTCGTATACGACTTTTCTATGTCTCACAATCATGTAGCGTAA
- a CDS encoding SMI1/KNR4 family protein has translation MSHITWINANENKITNNQIKQLEQYFNIKFPNDFIECVQKYDGGYPTPDTFNIPNQDENSLNNLLTLDSNKKYSILETYNNTKDRLPDKIYPFARDPFGNLLCFDYRDTSDSPSIVFWDHEEEDIEEAIYPVCPTFTELLDSLYEFDDEE, from the coding sequence ATGAGTCACATTACATGGATCAATGCAAATGAGAACAAAATAACAAATAACCAAATTAAACAATTAGAACAATACTTTAATATTAAATTTCCTAATGATTTTATAGAGTGTGTACAAAAATATGATGGTGGATATCCTACGCCAGATACTTTTAATATTCCAAATCAAGATGAAAATTCACTCAATAATCTTTTAACCCTAGATTCTAATAAAAAATATTCCATTCTAGAAACATATAATAATACGAAAGATAGATTACCTGATAAAATTTATCCTTTTGCTAGAGATCCATTTGGTAATCTTTTATGCTTCGATTATCGAGATACCAGTGATTCACCATCAATCGTATTCTGGGATCATGAGGAAGAAGACATAGAGGAAGCAATATATCCTGTTTGTCCAACATTTACAGAATTGCTTGATAGTCTATATGAATTTGATGATGAAGAATAA
- a CDS encoding organic hydroperoxide resistance protein, with amino-acid sequence MTALYTARATAVGSRLGRVVSSDNVLDLDLKTPKELGGSGGYGTNPEQLFAAGYSACFDSALNLVIRTKRVKGVTATAVSANVSILKNDVGNGFKLAVELEVEIEGVDKETGKELVEAAHQVCPYSNATRGNIEVTLKIV; translated from the coding sequence ATGACAGCTTTATATACAGCAAGAGCAACAGCGGTAGGCAGCAGACTTGGACGAGTAGTTTCTTCTGACAACGTATTAGATTTAGATCTTAAAACACCGAAAGAACTTGGAGGTTCAGGCGGATATGGGACAAATCCAGAACAATTATTCGCAGCTGGTTACTCCGCTTGCTTTGACTCGGCATTAAACCTTGTGATTCGTACAAAACGGGTAAAAGGTGTAACGGCAACAGCAGTATCTGCAAATGTTTCCATTTTAAAAAATGATGTAGGCAACGGATTTAAACTTGCAGTTGAACTTGAAGTAGAAATAGAAGGTGTAGATAAAGAAACAGGAAAGGAACTTGTAGAAGCAGCCCATCAAGTATGTCCATATTCTAATGCGACAAGAGGAAACATTGAGGTAACTTTAAAGATTGTATAA
- a CDS encoding S-layer homology domain-containing protein, producing the protein MKKIIPIVAVIGMMSLGIQEMNVKAETYKSAGSKMDFWNSKRTGTNFMNSTSLPENYKSAKEANIEYVRLAPDKWAKDEAFFSGDKPDTPGKDFLIGNADNYQGLVKEDVAKLKKDLDAAQSQGVKVVLTMLSLPGDRWRQFNNNKNDDRIWEEEKYQEQASQFWKDLALELKDHPAVVGYNIINEPHPETSKKNRYNDFWTEDYEKWYSKVKGTPADLNKFYQKVVNSIREVDKETPIILNSSLYATPWAFKYLEPVKDNKTLYAFHMYEPYQLTSQRENQNKEYQYPGIVKVGELKTPMMWDKDGLNTFLQPVQNWSEKNHIPSNRIIAEEFGINRTVPGAPQYMQDLISIFNQKEWHKSFYAFREDTWTGMNYELGTGKIKWDQGGEPIRQDNPIWDVIKIDLQSHKLLKLGGRVWEDNNQNGIQDQSEKGMEGVRVQLFNKDRNVVKEGKTDKEGRYLFDGLTANTYRVQVEKSSGYIFMPKQSGQDVTVDSDVNEAGVTDTITLSNDDVTIDAGVNRNRFKDVPQGHWAFHTIHNLADEGIITGYGNGIFGMGDDVTREQVAALIYRTLHIEKQDEYENPYRDINKNSTIFPEEILALTKLGIFQGDDQGNFRPKATLTRAEMAQVITKSFKLDVKAPHNFNDVPANSWAKDAISAVQSNHIAVGVGEGKFAPDMKVTREQYAQFLYNAISNERSHQ; encoded by the coding sequence ATGAAAAAAATCATACCGATAGTCGCAGTAATAGGCATGATGAGCTTAGGGATACAAGAAATGAATGTGAAAGCTGAGACATACAAAAGTGCAGGTTCCAAAATGGATTTTTGGAATTCTAAAAGAACAGGCACTAATTTTATGAATAGCACTTCATTACCTGAGAATTACAAGAGTGCAAAGGAGGCCAATATTGAATATGTTCGTTTAGCACCTGATAAATGGGCAAAAGATGAAGCTTTCTTCTCTGGAGACAAACCAGATACACCAGGAAAAGATTTTCTTATTGGTAATGCAGATAACTATCAAGGATTAGTGAAAGAGGATGTAGCAAAATTAAAAAAAGATTTAGATGCTGCACAATCACAAGGAGTTAAAGTTGTACTTACAATGCTTTCATTACCTGGTGATCGTTGGCGTCAATTTAACAATAATAAGAATGATGATAGAATCTGGGAAGAAGAAAAATATCAAGAACAAGCAAGCCAATTTTGGAAGGACCTTGCGCTTGAATTAAAAGATCATCCTGCTGTGGTTGGTTACAATATTATAAATGAGCCACACCCAGAAACTTCTAAGAAAAATAGATATAATGATTTTTGGACGGAAGATTATGAGAAATGGTATTCAAAAGTGAAGGGGACCCCAGCAGATTTAAATAAATTTTATCAAAAAGTTGTTAATTCAATTCGAGAAGTAGATAAAGAAACACCCATTATTTTAAATTCAAGTCTATATGCCACACCTTGGGCTTTTAAATATCTTGAACCAGTTAAAGATAATAAGACATTGTATGCATTTCATATGTATGAGCCATATCAATTAACAAGCCAACGTGAAAATCAAAATAAAGAGTATCAATATCCTGGAATTGTAAAAGTAGGAGAATTAAAAACACCTATGATGTGGGATAAAGATGGATTAAATACATTCTTACAGCCTGTTCAAAATTGGTCTGAGAAAAATCATATACCATCTAATCGAATCATAGCTGAGGAATTTGGGATTAATCGTACCGTTCCAGGAGCACCTCAATATATGCAAGACTTAATTTCTATATTCAATCAAAAGGAATGGCACAAATCATTCTATGCATTCCGTGAAGATACTTGGACAGGAATGAATTATGAATTAGGAACAGGAAAAATAAAATGGGATCAAGGGGGGGAACCAATACGTCAAGATAATCCAATTTGGGATGTAATAAAAATTGATTTACAATCTCATAAACTTCTCAAGTTAGGCGGCCGAGTATGGGAAGATAATAATCAAAACGGCATTCAAGATCAAAGTGAAAAGGGAATGGAAGGCGTTCGTGTTCAACTGTTCAATAAAGATCGTAATGTAGTAAAAGAAGGAAAAACAGATAAAGAAGGGCGCTACTTGTTTGATGGGTTAACAGCAAACACATATCGTGTACAAGTAGAGAAATCATCTGGTTATATCTTCATGCCAAAACAAAGTGGACAAGATGTAACGGTTGACTCCGATGTAAATGAAGCTGGAGTAACAGACACTATTACTCTTTCAAATGACGATGTAACAATCGATGCCGGAGTAAATAGAAATAGATTCAAGGATGTCCCACAAGGACACTGGGCATTTCATACGATTCATAATTTAGCGGATGAAGGAATTATTACGGGTTATGGAAATGGAATATTTGGTATGGGAGACGATGTAACACGTGAACAAGTAGCTGCGTTAATTTACCGTACTTTGCATATAGAAAAACAAGATGAATATGAAAATCCATACAGAGATATCAATAAAAATTCAACAATTTTTCCTGAGGAAATATTAGCTTTAACTAAGCTAGGGATTTTCCAAGGCGATGATCAGGGAAACTTTAGACCGAAAGCTACATTAACACGTGCAGAAATGGCACAAGTTATTACGAAATCTTTTAAACTAGATGTGAAGGCTCCACATAATTTCAACGATGTTCCAGCAAATTCATGGGCAAAAGATGCGATTAGTGCCGTGCAATCGAACCATATTGCAGTAGGAGTTGGAGAAGGGAAATTTGCTCCGGATATGAAAGTAACACGTGAACAGTATGCACAATTTTTATATAATGCAATTTCGAATGAGCGATCCCATCAATAA
- a CDS encoding BlaI/MecI/CopY family transcriptional regulator has protein sequence MNELPKISEAELEVMKVLWSKSPQTANEVIEALEVKMDWKPKTIRTLINRLVHKEAVAYHQDKGRLYSYYPLVSQDSYLQVETKSLLKRFYGAAFKPLLVNFLKEEKLSSEDINELKRILDEKTEENQRKDRL, from the coding sequence ATGAATGAATTACCTAAAATTTCAGAAGCTGAGTTAGAAGTTATGAAAGTACTTTGGTCAAAATCTCCACAAACGGCAAATGAGGTGATTGAAGCGTTAGAGGTGAAAATGGATTGGAAACCCAAAACGATTCGAACTCTGATTAATCGATTAGTTCACAAAGAAGCAGTGGCTTACCATCAAGATAAAGGGCGTTTGTACTCTTATTATCCTTTGGTATCGCAAGATAGTTATTTACAAGTAGAAACGAAATCTTTACTTAAACGTTTCTATGGTGCAGCATTTAAACCTTTACTTGTAAATTTCTTAAAAGAAGAAAAGCTGTCTTCAGAAGATATTAACGAACTTAAACGTATTCTGGATGAGAAAACTGAGGAAAATCAGAGGAAGGATAGATTATAG
- a CDS encoding PIN domain-containing protein: MTYIYPNHDFQKIWNSNPLIIIDTNVILNLYRYSPDTSNHILRVLNSIPKHQLWIPAQVLEEYKQNHDNVRNLARNKYKEVTIEIDRIISNAENSFFKQFTRFNKLSFPKVQELSKDTNQAIARMKAASKKYAEEIKHEIKKNKLMIEEDNVKTFVDDLVSFGRVGEPFSISKLLKIFTEGELRYKYEIPPGYKDNHKDNRKKFGDLILWKQILEQAQRVQEPIMLITLDVKEDWWILDDKNTPVRPRDELLMEFKEYSKKQIAIMQVSDFIENTSKIIDMVDYKTNLELNSNEYGMECIRDKEWDDILNENELTVYLMQSEALIDAFNGVPFDIEIQETFDPVIEVNSVDIVQNDVVMEGSFEAKIGILIIETYSENYSCESYGYITFSGSISIEFEAEFDVEKDPIVRDTINIEIGGFEVSNFDVEHNDERNIPDEDRCRDCSNPNASYHTKMYNEAVCERCKDNYEVCPECGFLFEHGTLLGSHCKSCEINFSLYS; this comes from the coding sequence ATGACATATATATATCCGAATCATGATTTCCAAAAAATATGGAATTCTAATCCATTAATTATAATTGATACAAATGTAATTTTAAATTTATACCGTTATTCTCCAGATACAAGTAATCACATTTTGAGGGTTTTAAATTCAATTCCAAAACATCAACTTTGGATACCTGCACAGGTGCTTGAAGAATATAAACAAAATCATGACAACGTCAGAAATTTGGCTCGAAATAAATATAAAGAAGTAACTATTGAAATAGATCGTATTATAAGTAATGCTGAAAATAGCTTTTTCAAACAATTCACAAGATTTAATAAGCTTAGTTTTCCTAAAGTTCAAGAGTTAAGTAAAGATACAAATCAAGCAATTGCGAGAATGAAAGCTGCATCCAAAAAATATGCTGAAGAAATTAAACATGAAATCAAAAAAAATAAACTAATGATTGAGGAGGATAATGTAAAAACATTTGTAGATGATCTTGTTTCTTTTGGAAGAGTTGGGGAGCCCTTTAGTATATCCAAGTTATTGAAAATATTTACTGAAGGGGAACTGCGTTATAAATATGAAATACCGCCAGGATATAAGGATAACCATAAAGATAATCGAAAAAAATTTGGTGATTTAATTTTATGGAAACAAATTTTAGAACAAGCTCAACGAGTTCAAGAGCCAATAATGTTAATTACTCTTGACGTAAAAGAAGACTGGTGGATTTTGGATGATAAGAATACACCGGTACGACCTAGAGATGAGTTGTTGATGGAGTTTAAAGAGTATTCTAAGAAACAAATAGCTATTATGCAAGTTAGTGATTTTATTGAAAACACTTCAAAGATTATCGATATGGTAGATTACAAAACAAATTTAGAACTAAATTCTAATGAATATGGAATGGAATGTATTCGTGATAAAGAATGGGATGATATTTTAAATGAAAATGAATTAACAGTATACTTGATGCAGAGTGAAGCACTTATAGATGCTTTTAATGGAGTACCTTTTGATATTGAAATACAAGAAACATTCGATCCTGTAATTGAAGTGAATTCGGTTGACATAGTTCAGAATGATGTTGTTATGGAAGGTTCTTTTGAAGCAAAAATAGGTATTTTAATTATTGAAACTTATTCCGAAAATTATTCATGTGAATCATATGGCTATATTACCTTTTCAGGTTCAATATCTATAGAATTTGAAGCTGAATTCGATGTCGAGAAAGATCCTATTGTTCGAGATACAATAAATATTGAAATTGGAGGGTTTGAAGTCTCCAATTTTGATGTGGAACATAATGATGAAAGAAATATCCCCGATGAGGACAGATGTAGGGATTGTAGCAATCCAAATGCTTCATATCACACCAAAATGTACAATGAAGCGGTATGTGAGCGTTGTAAAGATAATTATGAAGTTTGTCCTGAATGTGGATTTTTATTTGAGCATGGTACGCTTTTAGGAAGTCATTGCAAAAGCTGTGAAATAAATTTCTCCCTATATAGTTAG
- a CDS encoding WXG100 family type VII secretion target: MSTQIKVTPEQLEQAAKTVRNTRSSLEYMHKDLYSQTEYIASQWSGASSDRFYQMFNEAKPMMFNILQELDKIAVELERAAVKFREADELYGGNLVDSDIQEGAMCGKLPPKSEESFFNKKDLNAAWTGISNGFVDGAVDAWKGLISLGDKETWLNMRDAIVNYRETIPAAWNTVSDTFMNKFWNGDLESREHYVAYGIATLGLGLLGDKGLSKAGQVGKVAAITGFTKGKSLVINSPAYRNALHILNNYEFKGGNHLSYAGVGSTQQYLQKAATYTYEGANGPKTIRLRKGDLAGDKHPVTGIPYDADGFPIFESKGEVLLKEADFKKSRTTQSRKCSKALYEQIMENPELALKFTEEEIQLFKIGKTPEHYTWHHHQDAGRMQLVDYQTHHDTGHTGGYKIWGKDSDK; encoded by the coding sequence ATGAGCACACAAATTAAGGTAACACCGGAACAATTAGAACAAGCTGCTAAAACCGTAAGAAATACGAGATCATCATTAGAATATATGCATAAAGATTTATACTCTCAAACTGAATATATAGCTTCTCAGTGGAGCGGAGCAAGCAGTGATCGTTTCTATCAAATGTTTAATGAAGCAAAGCCAATGATGTTTAACATCTTGCAAGAATTAGATAAAATCGCAGTAGAATTAGAACGTGCAGCTGTTAAATTCCGAGAAGCGGATGAATTGTATGGGGGAAATTTAGTTGACTCTGATATTCAAGAAGGAGCCATGTGCGGAAAACTCCCTCCAAAATCAGAAGAGTCATTTTTCAATAAAAAAGATTTAAATGCTGCGTGGACTGGTATTTCTAATGGGTTTGTAGATGGTGCAGTGGATGCGTGGAAAGGACTGATATCCTTAGGTGATAAAGAAACCTGGCTTAATATGCGAGATGCGATTGTAAACTATAGGGAGACTATTCCTGCTGCATGGAACACTGTATCAGATACATTTATGAATAAATTTTGGAATGGGGATCTGGAAAGTAGAGAGCATTATGTAGCTTATGGTATAGCAACGTTAGGACTCGGGCTTCTGGGTGATAAAGGTCTTAGTAAAGCAGGACAAGTTGGGAAGGTAGCTGCTATTACAGGTTTTACTAAAGGAAAATCACTTGTAATTAATTCGCCGGCATATAGAAATGCATTACATATATTAAACAATTATGAATTTAAGGGTGGTAATCATCTCTCATATGCAGGTGTCGGTAGTACACAACAATATTTACAGAAAGCAGCTACGTATACTTATGAAGGCGCGAACGGTCCAAAAACAATTCGTTTGCGAAAAGGAGACTTAGCAGGAGACAAGCACCCAGTTACAGGAATTCCATACGATGCTGACGGATTTCCTATTTTTGAATCAAAAGGTGAGGTACTATTAAAAGAGGCAGATTTCAAAAAGTCTAGAACAACACAGTCTAGAAAGTGTAGTAAGGCATTATATGAACAAATAATGGAAAATCCTGAATTAGCTTTAAAATTCACAGAGGAAGAAATTCAATTATTTAAAATAGGTAAAACGCCAGAGCATTATACATGGCATCATCATCAAGATGCTGGGAGAATGCAACTTGTAGATTATCAGACTCATCATGATACCGGTCATACAGGTGGATATAAAATTTGGGGAAAAGATAGCGATAAATAG
- a CDS encoding DUF4917 family protein has protein sequence MKTKISCVDNSIKSFSDLVFDNSISTDNLLLGNGFSIGIWEEFGYKSLFDNRKKHLNKEDLQLFKALNTTNYEEVLANLHTAINVNNTFNINSNLISACYERVKSNLIQAVKDVHPTNVEFEQALNLGKNRTFGIFKDSIFTTNYDLIAYWLTTKLLQNGEIVVGDFFGRKEKGCLHFFGK, from the coding sequence TTGAAAACGAAAATTTCATGCGTAGATAATTCGATAAAAAGTTTCTCAGATTTAGTCTTTGATAATTCAATAAGTACTGACAACTTACTATTAGGAAATGGTTTTTCTATTGGGATTTGGGAAGAATTTGGATACAAATCTTTATTTGATAACAGAAAAAAACATTTAAATAAAGAAGATTTACAGCTTTTTAAGGCATTGAATACTACAAATTATGAAGAGGTACTGGCAAATCTTCATACAGCAATCAATGTTAACAACACGTTTAATATTAATTCTAATCTTATATCCGCGTGTTATGAGCGAGTGAAAAGTAATCTAATTCAAGCGGTTAAAGATGTACACCCTACTAATGTAGAATTTGAACAAGCGTTAAATCTAGGTAAAAATCGTACTTTTGGTATATTTAAAGACAGTATATTTACTACAAATTATGATCTGATTGCCTATTGGCTAACAACTAAACTACTTCAAAATGGAGAAATAGTTGTAGGGGATTTTTTTGGAAGAAAAGAAAAAGGGTGCTTACATTTTTTTGGAAAATAA